Proteins from a single region of Flavobacterium sp. K5-23:
- a CDS encoding carboxypeptidase-like regulatory domain-containing protein yields MSFKYLFFLFFPVLLFSQNTVSIKIVDENKLAVSRAIVIVSQEDNQIAFGTTNSEGVFDKVLPSGSYVFNIKKLGFTPVMEVVLVQEKVSLSFVLLPETNQLQNVVITSRPKTMRIKGDTISYNLKAIVDGTENKIEDVIKKLPGLDVDQDGKVLYKGQQINNVLIDGNEFFGNKHQMATQNISAEMIEGVDLLTNYSGFSLAAGGNNGVALNLKTKDAYKNKWVSDVELGYGVNNALRFHSNSFKFFKKGNLAILTDYNTIAKTPISREDYREMRVASNIDSEDNQSKEVEIPSFLNPNSFIKEKKNAFIGVTYTSLISPRAKITFSHIFNKTNLMEENNKTQTNIGDSDKRISFLENKNGSYVLNNSSIKWEFNKSKTTFLSYVAGLTPNSDDDNQELLRDVNEINYVKSNTNLSFAQVFRLQTLLLKTINYKILVKQSSDLNEQSLDLFSQNILFDSGYDMLFQQSKNQDRSFGFCNFFSLSKKSNIFTLKLNLLTHNTSINNNIFQNPAYNANFELKNQSLESKLSWLKNWSPKLQSLFGLNITNSNNTFQESENRFTRYEPNMSLIYSFSGFNKLTFNYVLDHQLLTLSQIQDFSMIFDFQTIFRPSLVDFSRIVPKNSYSLQYFSVNPKNNNVLFSSLVYTKELNSISNNTSYASDYIESQMINSQGTTSLRALVAYDMKFKRLPFSVKTTLFYLNATGNSQFNGIDNVFSSSNFTSKTKVISNFKKSDVQFGVDYNYIQRSIEQKGNNTKHMYYMAQILSKNT; encoded by the coding sequence TTGAGTTTTAAATATTTATTTTTTCTTTTCTTCCCAGTTTTACTCTTTTCTCAAAATACGGTAAGTATAAAAATTGTCGATGAAAACAAACTAGCTGTTTCCAGAGCGATTGTAATTGTAAGTCAAGAGGACAATCAAATTGCTTTTGGGACAACTAATAGCGAAGGTGTTTTTGATAAAGTATTGCCTTCTGGATCCTATGTTTTCAATATTAAGAAGCTTGGTTTTACTCCTGTTATGGAAGTTGTATTAGTTCAAGAAAAGGTGTCGCTAAGTTTTGTGTTGCTTCCTGAAACGAATCAGCTCCAGAATGTAGTGATCACCAGTAGACCCAAAACAATGCGAATTAAGGGAGATACTATTTCGTATAATTTAAAAGCGATTGTTGATGGTACCGAAAACAAAATTGAGGATGTTATAAAAAAGCTTCCGGGTCTTGACGTTGACCAAGACGGCAAAGTGCTATACAAAGGCCAACAAATTAATAATGTGCTTATCGATGGGAATGAGTTTTTTGGTAATAAACACCAAATGGCAACTCAAAACATCAGTGCCGAAATGATAGAAGGCGTAGATTTACTAACTAACTATTCTGGTTTTTCACTAGCAGCTGGAGGGAATAATGGCGTTGCTTTGAATCTTAAAACGAAAGATGCGTATAAAAACAAGTGGGTTTCTGATGTTGAACTTGGTTATGGAGTCAATAATGCTCTTCGTTTTCATTCCAATTCTTTTAAATTTTTTAAAAAAGGAAATTTAGCTATTTTAACGGATTACAATACAATTGCCAAGACACCAATATCGCGAGAGGATTACAGGGAAATGAGAGTTGCTTCAAATATTGATAGTGAGGATAATCAGTCTAAAGAAGTTGAAATTCCTTCTTTCCTGAATCCAAATAGTTTCATTAAAGAAAAGAAAAATGCCTTCATAGGTGTCACTTATACTAGTTTAATTTCTCCACGTGCCAAAATCACGTTTTCTCATATCTTCAATAAAACGAATTTAATGGAAGAGAACAATAAAACGCAAACTAATATAGGCGATAGTGATAAGCGAATTTCATTTTTGGAAAACAAAAACGGTTCTTATGTCTTAAACAATTCTTCTATTAAATGGGAATTTAATAAATCCAAAACCACTTTTTTATCCTATGTGGCTGGCCTTACGCCAAATTCAGATGACGACAATCAAGAGTTATTGCGGGATGTAAATGAAATTAATTATGTAAAAAGCAATACTAATTTAAGTTTCGCACAAGTTTTCCGGTTGCAAACCTTGTTGTTAAAAACGATTAATTATAAGATTTTAGTAAAGCAAAGTTCAGATTTAAATGAGCAGTCTTTAGATTTGTTTTCACAAAATATACTGTTTGATTCCGGTTATGATATGCTATTTCAACAAAGTAAAAATCAGGACAGAAGTTTTGGTTTTTGCAACTTTTTTTCGCTGTCAAAAAAATCAAACATTTTTACTTTAAAATTAAATTTATTGACTCATAATACTTCAATAAACAATAATATCTTTCAGAATCCTGCTTATAATGCAAACTTCGAATTAAAGAATCAATCCTTGGAATCTAAGCTTTCTTGGTTAAAAAACTGGAGTCCTAAGTTACAATCGCTTTTTGGATTAAATATTACGAATTCAAACAATACCTTTCAGGAATCAGAAAATAGGTTTACTCGATACGAACCAAATATGAGTTTGATATATAGTTTTTCGGGTTTTAATAAATTGACTTTTAATTACGTTTTAGATCATCAATTACTAACCCTATCGCAAATCCAGGATTTTAGTATGATCTTTGATTTTCAAACTATTTTCAGGCCTAGTTTAGTGGATTTTTCTAGAATAGTGCCTAAGAATAGTTATTCACTTCAATACTTTAGCGTTAATCCTAAAAACAATAACGTTCTTTTCTCATCGCTTGTGTATACTAAGGAACTAAATTCAATTTCGAATAATACTAGTTACGCGTCTGACTATATTGAAAGCCAGATGATCAATTCCCAAGGGACTACGTCTTTAAGAGCATTGGTAGCCTATGATATGAAATTTAAACGCCTGCCTTTTTCCGTTAAAACCACTTTGTTTTACTTAAATGCAACTGGTAATTCTCAATTCAATGGTATTGATAATGTTTTTTCATCAAGTAATTTTACCAGTAAAACGAAGGTGATTTCTAATTTTAAAAAATCAGATGTGCAATTTGGCGTAGATTATAATTATATTCAAAGAAGCATAGAACAAAAAGGGAATAATACCAAACACATGTATTATATGGCCCAAATTTTATCTAAAAATACATAG
- a CDS encoding GLPGLI family protein, which produces MKKVLLFVLFSFFCFESDAQTGITILFETQYTIKEESLKSLPAYIRANAIKQSESIKEESYMSIQDNKVYFEIKLQVKEKTNKGMINTNGTAGDVLFAKDLSVSKSYSAVKLIKDYETNTYVKKINNDLVTEKLQVVQWKFTNKKKVILGYSCYEAVALFNKQQLTVYFTEDLKVVGSPSYLPFINGVVLAYTYGNNIATAVKVETNQTLISNFL; this is translated from the coding sequence ATGAAAAAGGTATTATTATTTGTGTTATTTAGTTTTTTCTGTTTTGAAAGCGATGCTCAAACAGGCATTACCATTTTATTCGAAACACAATACACTATTAAAGAAGAGTCATTGAAAAGTCTTCCCGCTTATATTAGAGCAAATGCAATAAAACAAAGCGAAAGTATTAAAGAGGAATCCTATATGTCCATTCAGGATAATAAAGTTTATTTTGAAATAAAGCTCCAAGTTAAAGAGAAGACAAATAAGGGAATGATCAATACTAATGGAACAGCAGGGGATGTTTTATTTGCAAAGGACTTGTCTGTGTCAAAATCCTATTCAGCTGTAAAATTGATTAAGGATTACGAAACAAATACCTATGTAAAGAAAATTAACAATGACTTAGTGACAGAGAAACTTCAGGTAGTACAATGGAAATTCACTAACAAGAAAAAGGTAATACTAGGTTATTCTTGTTATGAAGCGGTAGCTCTATTTAATAAGCAGCAGTTGACCGTTTATTTTACAGAAGACTTGAAAGTTGTGGGTAGCCCTAGTTATTTGCCTTTTATAAATGGTGTTGTGCTGGCTTATACTTATGGGAATAACATTGCAACAGCAGTAAAAGTGGAAACGAATCAGACTTTGATTTCTAATTTCTTATAA
- a CDS encoding GLPGLI family protein: MKQYVLVILTLFSISVFAQKSIKITYEQKIVYSDSFFNQLPEEDREGFRTVLSKPNKFELINNGDFSLFKSVNLKEEVIVSKEKNTPTYTNAGTFFKPFKVWVLKDFTKQLSVESAEVDDNEYYIEVPFAKDELHYDKKTKAIDGYTCKSAYAMTAANDTIQYWYTQEIPVIDGPFSMNSIPGLVLSVESKKKVIYVTKIEFFDKKIQLESVPAKASFITKEKLNKMKIEALKPKSYTDESGAKHETYSVHIKADN; encoded by the coding sequence ATGAAGCAGTATGTATTGGTTATTTTGACTTTATTTTCTATTTCAGTATTCGCTCAAAAAAGCATCAAAATCACTTACGAACAAAAAATAGTGTATTCAGATTCTTTTTTTAATCAGCTTCCGGAGGAAGATCGTGAAGGTTTTAGGACGGTTTTAAGTAAACCTAATAAATTTGAACTCATAAATAATGGAGATTTTTCCTTGTTTAAAAGTGTAAATTTAAAAGAAGAAGTAATTGTTTCAAAAGAGAAGAATACTCCAACATATACAAATGCGGGGACTTTCTTTAAGCCTTTTAAAGTATGGGTTTTGAAAGATTTTACAAAGCAATTGAGTGTTGAAAGCGCTGAAGTAGACGATAATGAATACTATATTGAAGTACCATTTGCAAAAGATGAATTGCACTATGATAAAAAGACCAAAGCGATTGATGGGTATACTTGTAAATCAGCCTATGCTATGACTGCTGCAAATGACACCATACAATATTGGTACACGCAGGAGATTCCTGTTATCGATGGTCCTTTTTCTATGAACTCTATTCCGGGTTTAGTTTTGAGTGTCGAATCTAAAAAGAAAGTGATCTATGTAACTAAAATCGAGTTTTTTGATAAAAAGATACAGTTAGAATCAGTTCCGGCAAAAGCTTCTTTTATAACGAAAGAAAAGTTGAATAAGATGAAAATTGAAGCGCTAAAACCTAAATCCTATACGGATGAATCTGGAGCGAAACACGAGACCTATTCAGTACACATTAAAGCGGATAATTAA
- a CDS encoding DNA-3-methyladenine glycosylase I has product METKTRCGWCLSSDLYKEYHDQEWGVPVYDDTTLFEFLILETFQAGLSWITILNKRENFRKAFDNFDYKKIAQYPEDKIEELLLDAGIIRNKLKVRSAVSNAQAFIKIQEEFGSFSTYIWKFTDGKPIINHRKTLKDVPATTPLSDEISKDLKKRGFKFVGSTVIYAHMQATGMVNDHVADCWKRNS; this is encoded by the coding sequence ATGGAAACTAAAACAAGATGTGGCTGGTGTTTATCAAGTGACTTATACAAAGAATACCACGATCAAGAGTGGGGTGTTCCTGTTTATGACGACACCACCTTATTTGAATTCCTTATTCTAGAAACATTCCAAGCCGGTCTGAGCTGGATAACCATCTTAAACAAAAGAGAAAATTTCCGCAAAGCATTTGACAATTTCGATTACAAAAAAATAGCACAATACCCCGAAGATAAAATCGAAGAGCTCTTACTGGATGCGGGTATCATTCGAAACAAACTAAAAGTCCGTTCAGCCGTTTCTAACGCGCAAGCCTTTATAAAAATTCAGGAAGAATTTGGCAGTTTTTCTACATACATCTGGAAATTCACCGACGGGAAACCCATAATCAACCATCGAAAAACATTGAAAGACGTCCCTGCCACTACTCCACTTTCGGATGAAATCAGCAAAGATTTAAAAAAACGCGGATTCAAATTTGTCGGTTCTACCGTTATTTACGCCCACATGCAAGCCACCGGAATGGTCAATGACCACGTTGCAGATTGCTGGAAACGAAATTCATAA
- the thiS gene encoding sulfur carrier protein ThiS, which produces MELKINQQIKQFPADALSIQAMLDIEIPQKQNGIAVAINNTVIPKPSWKTHLLNKTDDILIISATQGG; this is translated from the coding sequence ATGGAGCTAAAAATCAACCAACAAATCAAACAATTTCCTGCAGATGCGCTAAGCATTCAAGCCATGCTGGATATTGAAATTCCCCAAAAACAAAACGGCATCGCCGTAGCCATTAATAATACCGTAATTCCAAAACCTTCTTGGAAAACACATCTACTCAACAAGACTGACGACATTCTCATTATTTCCGCCACACAAGGAGGATAA
- the thiC gene encoding phosphomethylpyrimidine synthase ThiC, with product MTNEEKISRTPFPNSRKIYVNGEIHPIKVAMREVILSDTKLSNGGIEKNPPITIYDTSGPFTDPDIDIDIRKGLPRIREQWILDRNDVEELTEISSDFGKERLNDEKLNHLRFEYLHKPMRAKKGANVSQLYYAKQGIITPEMEYIAIRENQRIELLKEQTKAMQCQHAGHSFGANTPKSKITPEFVRSEVAIGRAIIPNNINHPESEPMILGRNFLVKINANIGNSAVTSTIEEEVEKAVWACRWGADTIMDLSTGKNIHETREWIIRNSPVPIGTVPIYQALEKVKGIAEDLTWEVFRDTLIEQAEQGVSYFTIHAGVLLRYIHLTADRVTGIVSRGGSIMAKWCLFHHKENFLYTHFEEICEIMKQYDVAFSLGDGLRPGSIADANDAAQFAELETLGELAKIAWKHDVQVFIEGPGHVPMHMIKENMDKQLEHCNEAPFYTLGPLTTDIAPGYDHITSAIGAAMIGWYGCAMLCYVTPKEHLGLPNKKDVKDGVITYKISAHAADLAKGHPGAQYRDNALSKARFEFRWEDQFNLSLDPDTAREFHDETLPAEGAKVAHFCSMCGPKFCSMKISQEIRDVAAAEKGMQEKSEEFIEQGKEIYS from the coding sequence ATGACAAACGAAGAAAAAATATCAAGAACACCATTCCCCAATTCCAGAAAAATCTACGTCAACGGCGAAATCCACCCCATAAAAGTGGCGATGCGCGAAGTGATTTTAAGCGACACCAAACTGTCAAACGGCGGAATTGAAAAAAATCCACCTATTACTATTTACGACACATCGGGTCCTTTTACTGATCCAGACATTGATATCGATATCCGTAAAGGATTGCCGCGCATCCGTGAACAATGGATCTTAGACCGCAACGATGTGGAGGAACTAACCGAAATATCATCTGATTTCGGGAAAGAACGACTGAATGACGAAAAACTAAACCATTTGCGTTTTGAATATTTACACAAACCAATGCGCGCCAAAAAAGGGGCCAATGTTTCCCAATTGTATTACGCAAAACAGGGAATCATCACGCCCGAAATGGAATACATCGCCATTCGGGAAAACCAACGCATTGAGTTGTTAAAAGAGCAAACCAAAGCCATGCAATGCCAACATGCAGGTCACAGCTTTGGAGCCAACACACCAAAAAGCAAAATCACCCCCGAATTTGTTCGTTCTGAAGTTGCAATAGGACGTGCCATAATCCCAAACAACATCAACCATCCCGAAAGCGAACCGATGATTCTGGGACGTAATTTCTTGGTAAAAATCAATGCTAACATTGGGAACAGTGCCGTAACCTCAACCATAGAGGAAGAAGTGGAAAAAGCAGTTTGGGCTTGCCGCTGGGGTGCTGATACGATTATGGATTTGTCCACCGGAAAAAACATTCATGAAACCCGAGAATGGATTATTAGAAATTCTCCCGTTCCTATCGGAACCGTGCCAATTTACCAAGCCTTGGAAAAAGTAAAAGGGATTGCCGAAGACCTGACTTGGGAAGTGTTCCGCGATACTTTAATCGAACAGGCTGAACAGGGAGTTTCCTATTTCACCATTCACGCAGGAGTGTTATTGCGCTACATACATTTAACGGCTGATCGTGTTACTGGAATTGTTTCCCGTGGTGGTTCCATTATGGCCAAATGGTGCTTGTTTCACCACAAGGAAAATTTCCTTTACACCCATTTTGAAGAAATTTGCGAAATCATGAAACAATATGACGTCGCTTTTTCATTGGGAGACGGATTGCGTCCAGGTTCCATAGCAGATGCAAATGACGCAGCACAATTTGCCGAACTGGAAACTTTGGGTGAACTGGCTAAAATAGCTTGGAAACACGACGTACAAGTTTTCATTGAAGGCCCTGGTCACGTCCCGATGCACATGATTAAGGAAAATATGGACAAGCAACTGGAACATTGCAACGAAGCCCCATTTTACACTCTTGGACCGTTAACAACTGATATTGCACCGGGTTATGACCACATCACTTCCGCAATTGGAGCAGCGATGATTGGCTGGTACGGATGCGCCATGTTGTGTTATGTGACGCCAAAAGAACATTTGGGTTTACCCAATAAAAAAGACGTGAAAGACGGGGTGATTACTTATAAAATCTCAGCCCATGCTGCCGACTTAGCCAAAGGGCATCCTGGAGCACAATACCGTGATAACGCTTTGAGCAAGGCCCGCTTTGAATTCCGCTGGGAAGATCAGTTTAACTTGTCATTAGATCCAGATACCGCAAGAGAATTCCATGACGAAACTTTACCTGCTGAAGGCGCTAAAGTGGCACACTTTTGTTCGATGTGTGGTCCTAAATTTTGCTCTATGAAAATATCGCAAGAAATACGTGATGTCGCAGCTGCCGAAAAAGGGATGCAAGAAAAATCAGAAGAGTTTATCGAGCAAGGAAAAGAAATTTATAGCTAA
- a CDS encoding thiamine phosphate synthase, whose translation MKVISNPTPVENEIKLIHSLFEEGLELFHIRKPDFKELDMRQYVMAIGLEFCDRLVLHSHHQLAAELGINRIHFTESKRKEMSLSVLKQFKANGFHLTTSTHCIEDFNALDKVFESAFLSPVYKSISKENYISKIDLFEAVKKRTNHSTQLIALGGIESINVEKTLSNGFDNIALLGTIWNSENPIKNYIRCQKIVLSF comes from the coding sequence ATGAAAGTAATTTCAAATCCAACTCCAGTCGAAAACGAAATCAAACTAATCCATTCTCTATTCGAGGAAGGCTTGGAGTTGTTTCACATTCGGAAACCTGATTTTAAGGAATTGGATATGAGACAATATGTTATGGCAATCGGGTTAGAGTTTTGTGATAGATTGGTATTGCACAGCCATCATCAACTAGCAGCTGAATTAGGGATTAACCGAATTCATTTTACAGAAAGCAAGCGCAAAGAAATGTCCTTAAGTGTTTTAAAACAATTCAAAGCCAATGGGTTTCATTTAACCACATCAACACATTGTATCGAAGATTTCAATGCTTTAGACAAAGTTTTTGAATCCGCTTTCTTGAGTCCTGTTTATAAGAGTATTTCGAAAGAAAATTACATCTCAAAAATAGATCTATTCGAAGCTGTTAAAAAAAGAACAAACCATTCCACCCAGCTCATCGCTTTGGGCGGAATAGAATCCATAAATGTCGAAAAAACATTAAGCAATGGTTTTGATAACATAGCACTATTAGGAACCATTTGGAATTCAGAAAACCCAATAAAAAATTATATACGATGTCAGAAAATCGTCCTTTCGTTTTAA
- a CDS encoding hydroxymethylpyrimidine/phosphomethylpyrimidine kinase, with amino-acid sequence MSENRPFVLSIAGFDPLAGAGVLADVKTFEQHCVYGFAINTANTLQTENDFHKIQWTDLDFVLRSIETLFTKYKIKAVKIGIVPSLDYLKAVVFEIKKHSPKTLIVWDTVLKSTTEFNFLEVKNQTDLIEILKQIDLITPNYEEIVKLDTSQTNIEFIVKKLSDHCAVLLKGGHHPTEIGVDYLYTKDRFFRLSPNNTLVNEKHGSGCVLSSAIVANLASGQELLLACANAKKYTENYLLSNSTKLGYHYV; translated from the coding sequence ATGTCAGAAAATCGTCCTTTCGTTTTAAGCATAGCCGGTTTTGATCCCTTGGCTGGCGCAGGAGTATTAGCCGATGTGAAAACATTTGAGCAGCATTGTGTTTATGGTTTTGCCATCAACACAGCTAACACCTTACAGACGGAAAATGATTTCCATAAAATACAGTGGACTGATTTGGATTTTGTTTTACGGTCTATAGAAACACTTTTTACAAAATATAAAATCAAAGCTGTTAAAATCGGGATTGTCCCATCATTGGATTACTTAAAAGCGGTTGTATTCGAAATAAAAAAACATTCTCCAAAAACCCTAATTGTCTGGGATACTGTTTTAAAATCAACAACCGAGTTTAATTTTTTGGAAGTTAAAAATCAGACTGATTTAATTGAAATTTTGAAACAAATTGATTTAATCACGCCCAATTATGAAGAAATAGTAAAATTGGACACGTCCCAAACAAATATAGAATTTATTGTAAAAAAACTTTCTGATCACTGTGCTGTACTATTGAAGGGAGGGCATCATCCAACAGAAATTGGGGTCGATTATTTATATACTAAAGACCGCTTTTTTAGGCTTTCGCCAAATAACACATTAGTAAATGAAAAACATGGCTCAGGCTGTGTACTGTCTTCCGCTATTGTGGCTAATCTAGCATCAGGACAAGAACTCCTTCTTGCCTGTGCAAATGCAAAAAAATATACCGAAAACTATTTATTGTCTAACTCAACCAAATTAGGATATCATTATGTATAA
- a CDS encoding thiamine phosphate synthase, producing the protein MYNKLQYISQGNTVEEQLLNIHKALDNGCDWIQLRYKNGSQQELHTLAERVKIICDVYLASYIINDNVHLAEELDADGVHLGLNDMDTKEARAILGKTKIIGGTANTFEDVVLQVKNGCDYIGLGPFQFTKTKENLSPVLGLAGYHSIIERMKAQNNEIPIFAIGGIELENIDSLMETGIYGIAVSGLITQSKSPSQLITQLNNKLYDGINV; encoded by the coding sequence ATGTATAATAAATTACAATACATCTCTCAAGGAAATACCGTCGAAGAACAATTATTAAACATCCACAAGGCACTAGACAATGGATGTGACTGGATTCAGCTACGATATAAAAACGGCTCACAACAAGAGCTACATACATTAGCCGAAAGGGTCAAGATAATTTGCGATGTATACCTGGCAAGTTATATCATCAATGACAATGTGCATTTAGCAGAAGAATTGGATGCTGATGGTGTTCATTTGGGTCTTAATGATATGGATACAAAAGAAGCACGTGCAATTTTAGGAAAAACAAAAATCATCGGAGGAACTGCGAATACTTTTGAGGACGTTGTACTACAAGTGAAAAACGGGTGTGATTACATTGGTCTAGGCCCTTTTCAATTTACGAAAACAAAAGAAAACTTAAGCCCCGTTTTAGGGCTGGCGGGCTACCATTCGATTATCGAAAGAATGAAAGCTCAAAATAACGAAATCCCAATCTTTGCTATTGGGGGAATTGAATTAGAAAACATAGACAGTCTTATGGAGACTGGAATTTATGGAATTGCAGTATCGGGTTTAATTACTCAAAGTAAAAGCCCGTCCCAACTCATAACACAACTAAACAACAAATTATATGACGGCATCAATGTTTAA
- a CDS encoding thiazole synthase, translating to MTASMFKIGDKTLESRLFLGTGKFGSNQQMEEAILASGSELVTVALKRVDLETETDAILSHLKHPHLHLLPNTSGARNAKEAVFAAQLAREALETNWLKLEIHPDPKYLMPDAIETLKATEELVKLGFIVLPYIHADPVLCKRLEDVGTAAVMPLGSPIGSNKGLKTIDFLEIIIEQSKVPVIIDAGIGAPSDAAKAMELGADAVLVNTAIAVAGNPKLMAEAFREAVIAGRKAYEAKLGQQYRHAIASSPLTAFLYE from the coding sequence ATGACGGCATCAATGTTTAAAATAGGGGATAAAACGCTAGAATCTCGTTTGTTTTTAGGAACGGGGAAATTTGGTTCCAATCAACAAATGGAAGAGGCCATTCTGGCGTCTGGAAGCGAACTGGTAACGGTCGCGCTAAAACGAGTGGATCTGGAAACTGAAACTGATGCCATTTTATCTCATCTAAAACATCCACACCTCCATTTATTGCCCAATACTTCGGGCGCTAGAAATGCTAAAGAAGCCGTATTTGCGGCACAACTGGCAAGAGAGGCACTGGAAACAAATTGGCTCAAACTCGAAATCCATCCGGATCCAAAATACTTAATGCCGGACGCAATTGAAACCTTAAAGGCAACTGAAGAATTAGTAAAACTTGGTTTCATTGTACTCCCATATATCCATGCTGACCCCGTACTTTGCAAACGACTGGAAGATGTAGGAACCGCTGCAGTAATGCCCTTGGGTTCTCCAATAGGCAGTAATAAAGGGCTGAAAACAATCGATTTTCTTGAAATCATAATCGAACAAAGTAAAGTTCCAGTGATTATTGATGCCGGAATTGGCGCTCCATCTGATGCCGCCAAAGCAATGGAACTGGGTGCTGATGCCGTATTAGTAAACACTGCTATTGCCGTAGCTGGAAATCCAAAATTAATGGCAGAAGCGTTTAGGGAAGCGGTAATTGCTGGAAGAAAAGCCTATGAAGCTAAATTAGGACAACAATATAGACACGCAATAGCTTCGAGCCCATTAACAGCGTTTTTATACGAATAA
- the thiH gene encoding 2-iminoacetate synthase ThiH — protein MKTFKSVFEQYDWDTIQSKIYQTTTKEVEQALANSKRSLDDFLALISPAAQPYLEQMAQECHELTKKRFGKTIQMYAPMYLSNECQNICTYCGFSLDNKIKRKTLTDAEIKLEVAVLKSAGFDHVLLVTGEANYTVNINYFLNAIEQIKQHFSIISVEVQPLSKEEYERLHEAGVFSVLVYQETYHQEVYKKYHTKGKKSNFDYRLDTPDRIGKAGIHKIGLGVLLGLEDWRTDSFFNALHLDYLQKTYWQTKYSVSFPRLRPAEGTVEPNFIMDDKDLTQLICAYRLWNEDLEISISTRENEKFRNNIIPIGTTSMSAGSKTNPGGYAVDPQSLEQFEISDERSVDEITKIITESGYEPVWKDWDRTFSQMS, from the coding sequence ATGAAGACATTTAAATCCGTTTTTGAACAATACGATTGGGATACTATTCAATCCAAGATATACCAAACCACCACAAAGGAAGTAGAGCAGGCTTTGGCTAATAGCAAAAGGAGTCTTGATGATTTTCTAGCTTTAATTTCTCCTGCTGCTCAACCTTACTTAGAACAAATGGCACAGGAATGTCATGAACTAACTAAAAAACGTTTTGGAAAAACCATCCAAATGTATGCACCTATGTATTTGAGTAATGAATGCCAAAACATATGTACCTACTGTGGTTTTAGTTTGGATAATAAAATCAAGCGAAAAACGCTTACGGATGCCGAAATAAAACTGGAAGTCGCGGTTTTGAAAAGCGCTGGATTTGACCACGTGCTTTTGGTTACCGGCGAAGCTAATTATACGGTAAACATTAATTATTTTCTAAATGCTATTGAACAGATAAAACAGCATTTTTCTATTATTTCAGTAGAAGTCCAACCGCTTTCAAAAGAGGAATACGAACGATTACACGAGGCAGGCGTTTTTTCGGTTTTGGTGTACCAAGAAACTTATCATCAGGAAGTGTATAAAAAATACCATACCAAGGGCAAGAAATCCAATTTTGATTATCGGCTAGACACTCCAGACCGAATAGGAAAAGCAGGGATCCATAAAATAGGATTAGGTGTGTTGCTGGGTCTTGAAGATTGGCGCACCGATAGTTTTTTCAACGCCTTGCATTTGGACTATCTGCAAAAAACGTATTGGCAAACGAAATATTCCGTTTCTTTTCCTCGATTGCGCCCGGCTGAAGGGACAGTTGAGCCTAATTTCATTATGGATGACAAGGATTTAACCCAACTCATTTGCGCGTATCGTTTGTGGAACGAAGATTTGGAGATTTCCATATCGACCCGGGAAAACGAGAAGTTTAGAAACAACATTATCCCTATTGGCACTACAAGTATGAGTGCAGGTTCCAAAACAAATCCTGGAGGTTATGCCGTTGATCCGCAATCACTGGAGCAGTTTGAAATTAGCGACGAACGATCTGTTGATGAAATTACTAAAATCATTACTGAATCAGGGTACGAACCCGTTTGGAAAGATTGGGACAGGACTTTTAGTCAAATGTCTTAA